Within Labrus bergylta chromosome 18, fLabBer1.1, whole genome shotgun sequence, the genomic segment TGTGGACAGGCATAATGATGTTTGTTCAGGAATAAACAAGGAGCTCAGCAGGGAGCTGTCAGCTACAAAAACAAGTCTGTCTCAGATGGTAGTTTTGTACCCATGTCAGAGATTAGATCAACAGCAGTTCCTCTAGGAAATAAgttcagaaatgttttaatatttcaggTTTAATTCTCAGaatttttaatgtgtgttttgggggAAAACGACATGGAGAATTTGTAAAAGAGTGAAATTGAACACCCTGTAGGCGTTGGCCCGACTACATACACAGACATTGTAAGCAAGCACAGGGCTATATGAGGTGATACTTTTACTCGCTATATTGTCAAATATTCTGTGACAGAAGAAAAGACTACATGGACTTTTCTTCTAAAATTtcggacagaaaaaaaaacgtgtttttaaaataataataataataataataattcccCCTACACTAAAAATGAAACGTCTGCCAAATAATGCTGCATTACTGCTGTCGTTTCTGAACTGTTAAAATCCCCTATCCCCTATTCCCTACCTgacaaaacacacttttcttttaaactaaTGGATAAACTTTCCCTCGAGTTTTATCACAAGTAAATAATGGATCTTATCAGGTTGCCTTTTTGTGAATAGCACAATTAGATATAGGATTACTAATTATAACTTTGCTTTGACCATTCAGGGGACaagaagctgtttttgttgtagATACGTGGAAACTTAACCAGACCGTTAACACTTAATCATAATTACTTCATTACTTCATTGTCTGCAAAAACAATCCTCTACAGATAGATTCGGTCGTAGCATGATTAAAGACATGGCATATGAGGTGTAAAGTTTGACAAGGAAAGCTAATGATTAAGATGTAAGATCTTGACTAATGACTCGTCTTTGCTCTTGTCTTTAGGCTTAACACGTCTATGTAAATATAACTGAGCAAATAttaacattttctgtaaatAGGCATGTGAACTGTTGAAATGTTCTGTATGCCCTTACATTTGGAACCTGAATGCATTTGCTTTTCAATTATGAGCCCAATGAGCTGAAATGAACCCTTTTAGATCATTACAAGCAGCTAGTACTGAATACATCAGTATGTATTCTTATTGGTCCAAGTTTCtcctctttaaatgcaaatgtctCACAAGACCTAAGAGGAAGTAAAGTACAAAGGAGGTCAACTGCTTAAACTTATTTTCCGCAATCGTGCTGCCATACAAAAACAGTACCTGTATAATTGCAGGAATGCAGCCGGGTCAGTCGCGTCACTAGCGGTCACcttctcagccaatcagagagctccGTACTGGAGTCGTCTGTCTGGACGAGCCTGTAGAGCATCTTTCTCTCGAGAGACGCCACGGTGGTTCGATGGCTGAGATTTGTTGCACAATCGTTGAAAAGCTTGAACAACTGGTCTCGCAGATAAAGAACATCTATGTGGTTCATCCCTCTTATaacctgtttgtctgttttgaaCGACGCTGTGATTTCAGTACGAAGCCAGTGAGGAGAATCAATCTCAGAGTAATTACACCTAGAGTCTGCTCTTTCAAACGTGCATAGTGTCCACGCACGCTACATTTTGCATGGTCGTCTAAGTGGTAAAAAGTATCAAATGCCATCCTATTTGCAGACTTTCTCATTAAAAACCAGCATTGACGTCTCATTGAATAAACACTATAAGAGAATATGAAACACTGAACTTCGAAACTTCTTTTCATCGCAGCAAGCGTGCGGTCCTGGTTCTCCAGAATGAGCCGGGGTATGGTGGCCAGCGTCGCTCCTTTACCACAGAAGATGAAGCCTGGAAATCATTCCTGGAGAACCCCCTGACAGCAGCCACCAAGGCCATGATGAGCATCAATGGAGATGAGGACAGTGCAGCAGCTCTTGGCCTGCTCTATGACTACTATAAGGTAACAGAATAACATTAGATCTAACTTTTTTTAACGATGCAGGAAAAACGTTCTCCTACTTGTTTGAGCTCTTGCGTCATAACTCAAAAACCGAGAATTTTATGTGAAGGAATAAGTCACCAAGAGCTTCAGTATGATCATTCCAAGCACTGACATTAAGAAACACCTGTTAGGCAGAGCGTATGTCATGTAACTGATCCGATGGCTGGTATAGACAGCAGGATGACCCGGGTTGTTGGATGTGATGTGGTCAGATGCTGAGCGGCTGTGTTTACCCTCACATACAGGTGCCCAGGGAGAAAAGAACAATAGCCCAGAGCAAGCCAGAAACCCTGGTCTGTGATGTGGATCCAAACAAAAGGTAAGAGACAGCGACTCACATAATAATACCCCCCTTAATAAAGCAGGCGGGAATCACAGCGTGAAGGGAATGGAGGGATTCCAAGACTGTCACTTTCTTTTTGTGAGATCATTTGATAAAATGATGGAGCTGAGTGCAACACATTTTTGCTGAGCTCTATATAAAGTGTACACATGTTTAGTGGAGGAGTACCTTGTTCCTGccacaagataaaaaaaaacaaaacattgcttTTCACCTGAGTGTAACTGACTTGAGTTAAAGTTATAACACAAGGTCATGCTGACTTGATTTAATCTATaaatatctatatctatatatctatatctcaCTGAGATCACACACAAGAGTGACAACCAAGTGATCCAAAtatttgataaaaacacaaaagtgtcAGATAAAGCTTGAAAGCTGTTAAAAATAAGTTGCTTTTTACTCAAATCAAACATCAATTTCTATGTATTGAATTGATTTAAGCTTCTAATGCATGGCTACatgtgcttttctttctttttgaaggCACCAGATCCAGGTGGGACACCCCATATCTCCCCTCCAGGAGGTGGGTATGGAGAGCAGGATCCAGGTCCTCAAGGGGCCCTTTAATATCCTCCAGCTGGCCCAGGACAAGAGGAGCCAATTCCCCTCACCAGGTCTGTCCACATTCAGACACGTAAAGAGACATGAGCagcttaaaaaacagaaaatctgaTTGTCAGTTCGCTGATTTTGCTCTTTCAGACACAACCGTCACAGTTTCCATCGCCGCCGTGCCAAACTACCCACCTGTAAAGACGGAGGTGCCCAGCCATGGCTTCTCAGTCACCATACCCAACAATTGCACCGAAACCAACAGCCACGTGGGCGTCTTTGACCGTCAGCTGGCCCACAACACCATCCAGTTCAGTCCCAGCACCCAGTCCCGCACACCCCCCGACTCCACCTTCTCCGAAAGTTATAAGGACGGTTCCCAGGAGGTGTGTGTTTCGATCCCCCTCTTTCTAAACCCTGTTAATACTCTCCCGCCAATGCAACCCCCCCTTCCtgcttctttttcctcctctcctctctcagatCTCTCCCATCAGACAATAGGATATTCACCCGATCCCATGGAGCCAGTGGTGGGCTCAGCCTTCCCctggttttatttgaacatgCCAAAATAGCGGCCAGTGTGTTATTATGCTATTGTCTCAGCAACACAATAAAGTGCTGTACTTTTCTCCTACAATAGCCAAGGccctttctctctgctctttctctATTTTACCTGGAGGGGATTTACTTCAGTAAAGAGTAACCCAACAAAAACCCCTGTACAGGAgggagtggggaggggggtggaAACCTTTTAAATAATAGAAACTGAGATCAAGCTGAATAATGTAAATGAAATCTACAGAAATGTATAAAGTGGTAGACAATCCCTAGTAATAAACAtagatatttatatatatatacatattccCCTGTTGAATGTAGGAATAATCTGTtgtcttgtcttttctttatctGTATCCTTTGTGTGCTGCAGGTGTTTTCCTTCCCAGGGGATCTCCAGTTACGTATGGCCTCCCTGACGCCCGAAGAGTATCCTCATTTTGACAACGTGCCGGGGTAAGTTGCACTGCTGCCGGCCCACCGCCTAGCTTCCACTGCCATTCAGCTTTTGACACATCTCTGCAGAATGGCCTCATTCATTGTGGTCACAGGGGAGACGTCAGacttccctgtgtgtgtgaaagacaAGACTCTACATACATGGGCATTATCTGACAACATGCTGATTTTAAGTCTAGATCTATTTGTAGCCATGAAACGAAGTGTGCCACATTATGCTTGAGCATATCATTTTTAGCGTATTCTTAAAAGTAAAGAGGGCGTGTGCTTTCCAGACCCTCACTGATAGGAGAGGAGTCTTATAATTGAAGGATCTACCTCTCATACTAATTTTAGACCCTAGGCATCACAAGCCGGCCTGGATTCTGGAGGCACAATGGTCAAGAGGCGAGTTCgatgtttatttctcttgtgtTTTAGGAATAATTTTGAATACACACTGGAGGCATCCAAGTCTCTGCGTCAGAAGACAGGTGACGGCACGATGACGTACCTCAACAAGGGCCAGTTTTATCCGATCACACTCAGAGAGGCCGACAACAAAGACATCCAGCAGCCCATCACCAAAGTCAGGGTAAGAAAGAGACGTAGAAATAAACCTGGAACAAGTCACAACTTAGATGTTATGATGATATTAAGCATTCGATTTGTGTCAGTCATCCAACGTTGTCTTCGTTGATGTTGATTTTTAATGTCCAGAGtgtagtgatggtggtgtttgGAGAGGAGAAGTGCAGAGACGATCAGCTGAAACACTGGAAGTACTGGCACTCCAGACAGCACACGGCCAAGCAGAGGTGTCTGGACATCGGTAAGAAGTCTTtttattcagataaaaaaatatgttctaAAATATTCACTTGTTGGCAAATAAAGAGTCTGCATTTAAGCTTCCTGAGAACAAgggtaaaataaacattaaatgtgAAGTCTGACACACTGCTGGTTTGTCACGATTCAGCATTAGTATTATAGATTGCAAAGTTGTTTTCTCTGAAGTCTGCTCTTATAATCCTCACTGATCTGAAGCTTAGCAGTAACTGACAGGAAACGGTGTGCTGTTCGGTTGAGCCAGTTAGGTTGGGTTTGTTAAGGGATTCATTCTACAGCCTTAAAAAAACCACCACAAGTCATATAATAAATGAACGTTTCTCGACCAAAGTGTTGATTTTATTGTGATTGCTTGACTGTCTGCTTTAGTCACTTTGCAGATAAAACGGGCATCTGACTCTTATTTTTTGTTACAGCGGACTACAAGGAGAGCTTCAACACCATCGGCAACATCGAGGAGATTTCCTATAATGCCATTTCCTTCACCTGGGACACCAACGAGGAGGCCAAAGTAAGACGATTAAAGACtagcacattaaaaaaaaagactagtATAATGCTGGTGTTCAACTTAGAATAAGTTTAGGCACACAGGATTTCTGGCAATCCAAGATTTCCTTACAACATCTTTGTCTTGAACTTCAAGCATGGGCCTTGAACTTCTCACCTCTCCAACCAAATATAGACtgctactcttttttttaaagaggttcttAGTGGTTTCTTCCACTCCAGAATTAAGGTTTCACGTGTAGTCACTCCTTTGACAGGGATTATCGGCCACTTTGTTGCTTCAAAACGGGCGTTAAAGAAAATGACGGCTTAAATACAAGGTTGGGGACCCTGTCACCACCTCCTGTGTGTTTAGTCTTGTTGCATggagacatgcacacacacacacacacacacatttgtgtttgtgcttcctGCTTGGTGCATATACATTCTTGACTTGGCCAACCTGCCTGTAACCCCTTATTGTGATGCTGCGtgttaaagtatttctgcacGACGAACAGCAACAGCAAAGAATGCAGGAATGAGGAAagtcttgggggggggggggggggatgactgGATTGGGCAGTTTAGAAATAAAATCCAGTTGAACAGGTAGGAGAGGTGCCACAGAAAAGGAACTCCTGTCCTTTCCTCCGCTCATAACTTCACAACATGGTTCCACAGCTCGTCTCTACGGCGTTTTGGTCTCTATAAGCTACACTTAACATAAATAAAGTCACATGATTTAACCGCTGTCACACAGACCAGGATGTTGAGTCTAACTGTCTCATGACTCCAGGCCGTAGGATGTtcatccttgtgtgtgtgttcattacttcagtgtgtgtgttttggaagCACCGCCCTGCCACTTTGTTTGACTATCTCATCATGACGAGTGATCTCATCAATCTcttgaagaaatgtgtgtgcgtgtgtgtttgtgggaggATTGCCCCCAGGGTCATTGCAGCTTATatgtttttttgcagtgtttgcTATAAACATTCCCCACCTTCTGTTTGCTGGCTCTGGGGcaattttgttgtgttgttaaaccgaaaaaaaaaaccacaacaaacTTTTAATTACTTTAGCTCTCTCCACCAGAGCCGTTACGACTAGTAATTATCTTCACATTATCCATGTTTGTCCCTCTGCATGATATCATATAAAGCTTTAAGTTtgcaaatatattatttaacttaaaacatttaaaaacataaacagcatAGAAATGTAAGAAATCAGGCTAACATGCAATCGTTTTCCATTTGTATTTAATCAAATGGAAATGGCTTATGAATGATCTATGCCACTAATAAATCACTTTACTTCAATTCCATTTTAAAGCTTGATAATATGAAATGAAGAGACAGAAGATGGGGGGCATTAAGTTTAAGTGATGCTTTAAATACATTcacacagatattttttttatttgtcttttaatgttaaaaataacCTCAATGATATATGCTGCTTATCCCTTCCATTTTCCCTTTTATATAGttgtttgaaagtgttttttttgttgtcacaaTGACAACGTTTTCAACACGAGCAG encodes:
- the grhl1 gene encoding grainyhead-like protein 1 homolog isoform X2 yields the protein MSQEHDNKRAVLVLQNEPGYGGQRRSFTTEDEAWKSFLENPLTAATKAMMSINGDEDSAAALGLLYDYYKVPREKRTIAQSKPETLVCDVDPNKRHQIQVGHPISPLQEVGMESRIQVLKGPFNILQLAQDKRSQFPSPDTTVTVSIAAVPNYPPVKTEVPSHGFSVTIPNNCTETNSHVGVFDRQLAHNTIQFSPSTQSRTPPDSTFSESYKDGSQEVFSFPGDLQLRMASLTPEEYPHFDNVPGNNFEYTLEASKSLRQKTGDGTMTYLNKGQFYPITLREADNKDIQQPITKVRSVVMVVFGEEKCRDDQLKHWKYWHSRQHTAKQRCLDIADYKESFNTIGNIEEISYNAISFTWDTNEEAKIFISVNCLSTDFSSQKGVKGLPLNLQIDTYSYNNRSNKPIHRAYCQIKVFCDKGAERKIRDEERKQSRRKVVDVKVPLLQKRNDVTIFKMMTDFETQPVLFIPDIHFSTFQRHAYSTEDGEDSSGMKRLPFSEEEFGSPPNKMARAEEPKKVLLYVRKETEEVFDALMLKNPTLKGLVEAIAEKYELPLDKVGKVYKKCKKGILVHMDDNIIKHYSNEDTFQITMEEQGGMYKLTLTEI
- the grhl1 gene encoding grainyhead-like protein 1 homolog isoform X1; protein product: MSQEHDNKRAVLVLQNEPGYGGQRRSFTTEDEAWKSFLENPLTAATKAMMSINGDEDSAAALGLLYDYYKVPREKRTIAQSKPETLVCDVDPNKRHQIQVGHPISPLQEVGMESRIQVLKGPFNILQLAQDKRSQFPSPDTTVTVSIAAVPNYPPVKTEVPSHGFSVTIPNNCTETNSHVGVFDRQLAHNTIQFSPSTQSRTPPDSTFSESYKDGSQEVFSFPGDLQLRMASLTPEEYPHFDNVPGNNFEYTLEASKSLRQKTGDGTMTYLNKGQFYPITLREADNKDIQQPITKVRSVVMVVFGEEKCRDDQLKHWKYWHSRQHTAKQRCLDIADYKESFNTIGNIEEISYNAISFTWDTNEEAKIFISVNCLSTDFSSQKGVKGLPLNLQIDTYSYNNRSNKPIHRAYCQIKVFCDKGAERKIRDEERKQSRRKGKVAELNPGLAFVDVKVPLLQKRNDVTIFKMMTDFETQPVLFIPDIHFSTFQRHAYSTEDGEDSSGMKRLPFSEEEFGSPPNKMARAEEPKKVLLYVRKETEEVFDALMLKNPTLKGLVEAIAEKYELPLDKVGKVYKKCKKGILVHMDDNIIKHYSNEDTFQITMEEQGGMYKLTLTEI